One window of the Pseudomonas knackmussii B13 genome contains the following:
- a CDS encoding GGDEF domain-containing protein, with protein sequence MFKTVEQEALQRPITAALRQEFQQYEYERQHSFCLLIYAISIGIWFLFDLIVSFQGGQGFTLYSVFALVLLYAQLAILQGIRKAWQFDLFNLVFALSYGIGLRLIIDGLPVILQPVWATLSASAMLYCASILPLRTWAFAGVMALDWLLLSPIFGSMEVGPFRMTLLISYWLFFTGIISYNFHHTREARLRNFAMAKLLLDQAYIDVLTEIPNRRAFMLNVERQMQDAGERRQYLAMVDVDDFKKVNDRFGHDIGDEVLKHVGRQLKHVMNGHEFARLGGEEFGIYLCGLTRLEAEQAVDELCRQVREAPSEPPVTVSIGLALLGPCDSLSQALIKADKALYESKHNGKNRFTYAA encoded by the coding sequence ATGTTCAAGACCGTCGAACAAGAAGCCCTGCAGCGCCCCATCACGGCAGCGCTGCGCCAGGAATTCCAGCAGTACGAGTACGAGCGGCAGCACAGCTTCTGCCTTCTGATCTACGCCATCAGCATCGGCATCTGGTTCCTCTTTGACCTGATCGTGAGCTTCCAGGGCGGCCAGGGCTTCACCCTGTATTCGGTGTTCGCCCTGGTCCTGCTCTACGCGCAGCTGGCCATCCTGCAAGGCATCCGCAAGGCCTGGCAGTTCGACCTGTTCAACCTGGTCTTCGCGCTCAGCTACGGTATCGGCCTACGGCTGATCATCGATGGCTTGCCGGTGATCCTGCAGCCGGTCTGGGCGACCCTGAGCGCCTCGGCAATGCTCTATTGCGCCTCGATCCTGCCGCTGCGGACCTGGGCCTTCGCCGGCGTGATGGCGCTGGACTGGCTGCTGCTGTCGCCGATCTTCGGCTCGATGGAAGTCGGCCCCTTCCGCATGACCCTGCTGATCAGCTACTGGCTGTTCTTCACCGGCATCATTTCCTACAACTTCCACCACACCCGGGAGGCCAGGCTACGCAACTTCGCCATGGCCAAGCTGCTGCTGGACCAGGCGTACATCGACGTGCTGACGGAGATACCCAACCGCCGCGCCTTCATGCTCAACGTCGAGCGACAGATGCAGGACGCCGGCGAACGGCGCCAGTACCTGGCGATGGTCGACGTCGACGATTTCAAGAAGGTCAACGACCGCTTCGGCCACGACATCGGCGACGAGGTGCTCAAGCATGTCGGCCGGCAGTTGAAGCACGTGATGAATGGCCATGAGTTCGCCCGCCTGGGCGGCGAGGAATTCGGCATCTACCTGTGCGGGCTGACGCGCCTGGAAGCCGAACAGGCGGTGGACGAACTCTGCCGCCAGGTACGCGAGGCGCCCAGTGAACCGCCGGTGACGGTGAGCATCGGCCTCGCCCTGTTGGGCCCCTGCGACAGCCTTAGCCAGGCGCTGATCAAGGCCGACAAGGCCCTGTACGAGTCCAAGCACAACGGCAAGAACCGCTTCACATACGCGGCGTGA
- a CDS encoding DUF4434 family protein: MRRFLFVLALLCTFASAVRAEESLFYQPLNADAALSAEQWQQLWQATARQGVHTLIVQWSAYGTEDFGGPHGWLAQSLKKAHAAGLQLVLGLYMDPAYYQRLSELDGPGLESYWQYQLGRSLTQQRILRRDWQLPLSAWYMPMELDDLHFLDAGRRQSLQRQLKDFAGQLDAPLQLSAFSAGKLAPTVYAAWLQDIAGLGIQVWWQDGTGTGSLPAPVRAAYASALPCSIGVVDEAFRQTSAPGQPFRAEPAAPETIGSTCHPRASFELRYRPWAAVLLEAHRSSAHP, from the coding sequence ATGCGCCGCTTCCTGTTCGTCCTGGCCCTGCTCTGCACATTCGCCAGTGCAGTGCGAGCCGAGGAAAGCCTGTTCTACCAGCCGCTGAACGCCGATGCCGCGCTCTCTGCGGAACAATGGCAACAGCTCTGGCAAGCCACCGCCAGACAGGGCGTACACACGCTGATCGTGCAATGGAGCGCCTATGGCACCGAAGACTTCGGCGGCCCGCACGGCTGGCTGGCGCAGTCGCTGAAAAAGGCCCACGCAGCCGGGCTGCAGCTGGTGCTCGGCCTGTACATGGACCCGGCCTACTACCAACGCCTGAGCGAGCTGGACGGCCCCGGGCTGGAGAGCTACTGGCAATACCAGCTGGGCCGCTCGCTGACCCAACAGCGCATCCTCCGCCGCGACTGGCAATTACCGCTGTCGGCCTGGTACATGCCCATGGAGCTGGACGACCTGCACTTCCTCGACGCCGGCCGCCGCCAGAGCCTGCAGCGCCAGCTCAAGGATTTCGCCGGCCAGCTGGATGCGCCACTGCAGCTCAGCGCCTTCAGCGCCGGCAAGCTCGCGCCGACGGTCTATGCCGCCTGGCTGCAGGACATCGCCGGCCTCGGCATACAAGTCTGGTGGCAGGACGGAACCGGCACCGGCAGCTTGCCGGCACCGGTACGCGCGGCCTACGCCAGCGCCCTGCCCTGCAGCATCGGCGTGGTCGACGAAGCCTTCCGCCAGACCAGCGCGCCTGGCCAGCCCTTCCGCGCAGAGCCGGCAGCACCAGAAACCATCGGCAGTACCTGTCACCCTCGGGCATCGTTCGAGCTACGCTATCGGCCATGGGCCGCAGTCCTGCTCGAAGCACACAGGAGCAGCGCCCACCCCTGA
- a CDS encoding LysR substrate-binding domain-containing protein, protein MLSAELKAFYMVARLGSITQAAKKLGLSQPTVTTQIRNLESQYAVELFYRGSRRLTLTEEGVRLLPMVQGLLQQEADIEFYLRNCGQMQGSLRIGATSPYYVLGLIKEFRLQYPQIEVSVEIGNSQQVLESLYECRVDLAASSQPVDDARLVHLVLGRDPLVLAVHRSHSLATQRAVALGELRNHCLLMREAGSTTRELTENLLHEAGVTPASMLEIGSRESIREAVIRNLGVSIIARQEVPDNPELRVLELQGAPLITEYLFCLKERRQARLTSAFLSLARERAEGLE, encoded by the coding sequence ATGCTGAGCGCCGAACTCAAGGCCTTCTACATGGTTGCCCGCCTGGGCAGCATCACCCAGGCGGCGAAGAAGCTCGGCCTTAGCCAGCCGACGGTGACCACGCAGATCCGCAACCTGGAAAGCCAGTACGCGGTGGAGCTGTTCTATCGCGGCAGCCGTCGCCTGACGCTGACCGAGGAGGGCGTGCGCCTTTTGCCGATGGTCCAGGGGTTGCTGCAGCAGGAGGCGGACATCGAGTTCTACCTGCGCAACTGTGGGCAGATGCAGGGCAGCCTGCGCATCGGTGCCACTTCGCCCTACTACGTGCTGGGTCTGATCAAGGAGTTCCGCCTGCAGTACCCGCAGATCGAGGTGTCGGTGGAGATCGGCAACTCGCAGCAGGTGCTGGAATCCCTCTACGAATGCCGCGTCGACCTGGCCGCCTCGTCGCAGCCGGTGGACGACGCCCGGCTGGTCCACCTGGTGCTCGGCCGCGATCCGCTGGTGCTGGCGGTCCATCGCAGCCACTCGCTGGCAACGCAACGCGCGGTGGCACTCGGCGAGCTGCGCAACCACTGCCTGCTGATGCGCGAGGCGGGATCGACCACCCGCGAGCTGACCGAGAACCTGCTGCACGAAGCGGGCGTGACGCCGGCGTCGATGCTGGAGATCGGCAGCCGCGAGTCCATCCGCGAGGCGGTGATCCGCAACCTCGGCGTGAGCATCATCGCCCGCCAGGAAGTGCCGGATAACCCGGAGCTGCGCGTGCTGGAGCTGCAAGGCGCGCCGCTGATCACCGAATACCTGTTCTGCCTCAAGGAGCGCCGCCAGGCGCGCTTGACCAGCGCCTTCCTCAGCCTGGCGCGGGAGCGGGCGGAAGGGCTGGAGTAA
- the nrfB gene encoding cyclic di-3',5'-guanylate-activated glycosyltransferase NrfB: MSLLLVDVLAYVLYALKWLAIVLAILMFLLGLDDLFIDLVYWGRRLIRRLRIYSRFEPADEQRLYATPEKPLAIMVPAWNEVGVVGEMARLAASTLDYENYQIFVGTYPNDPDTQADVDAVCLHFPNVHKVVCARPGPTSKADCLNNIIDAILRFEADARVQFAGFILHDAEDVISPLELRLFNYLLPAKDMIQIPVYPFAPEWKGFTAGHYVDEFAENHGKDVIVREALTGQVPSAGVGTCFSRKAIASLLEDGDGIAFDVQSLTEDYDIGFRLKRKGMKCIFARYSVSDPRLALERHFSFGMNRRFAQVICVREHFPRNLEHAIRQKSRWITGIVFQGTRNLGWSDKGMLNYFLWRDRRGLIAYLLSFLVNLLFLVLISMWLITLLAPNAWHFPSLLADSQLLSTLLWLNGLMLLNRLFQRGWFVTRYYGIGEGLLSAPRMMWSNFVNFFANLRALRQVLEMGDSRRVAWDKTTHEFPALASPKRMALGQKLIAQGLIDETQLEAAATNPIRRRLGHELLLRGLIDSRQLVEALAEQLDEPWAPLNPFKLDAALIHAFPRLLAMRYAVLPVAEEDQTLVLASERQVSQVSLGAISRQLGRPVTWRLAPQGRVTLGLRYWYGGDRLNEQTRTVLEVAHKHQDDEALLERICVRQVLFGDLLQVRGILPSALFNQALIDFDPERQSLGQHLMERGMIDRSVLDDALRRQAEEQHESYLLAKEAL, translated from the coding sequence ATGAGTCTGTTGCTGGTCGACGTACTGGCCTATGTGCTGTACGCCCTGAAGTGGTTGGCCATCGTCCTCGCCATCCTGATGTTCCTGCTCGGCCTGGATGACCTGTTCATCGACCTCGTCTACTGGGGCCGCCGCCTGATCCGCCGGCTGCGCATCTACAGCCGCTTCGAGCCGGCCGACGAGCAACGCCTCTACGCCACCCCGGAGAAGCCGCTGGCGATCATGGTGCCGGCCTGGAACGAGGTCGGCGTGGTCGGCGAGATGGCGCGCCTGGCGGCCTCGACCCTGGACTACGAGAACTACCAGATCTTCGTCGGCACCTACCCCAACGACCCGGACACCCAGGCCGACGTCGACGCCGTCTGCCTGCACTTCCCCAACGTCCACAAGGTGGTCTGCGCACGCCCCGGGCCGACCAGCAAGGCCGACTGCCTGAACAACATCATCGACGCCATCCTGCGCTTCGAGGCCGATGCCCGCGTGCAGTTCGCCGGCTTCATCCTGCACGACGCCGAGGACGTCATCTCGCCCCTGGAACTGCGCCTGTTCAACTACCTGCTGCCGGCCAAGGACATGATCCAGATCCCGGTGTACCCCTTCGCCCCGGAGTGGAAGGGCTTCACCGCCGGGCACTACGTCGACGAGTTCGCCGAGAACCACGGCAAGGACGTCATCGTCCGCGAAGCGCTCACCGGCCAGGTGCCCAGCGCCGGGGTCGGCACCTGCTTCAGCCGCAAGGCCATCGCCTCGCTGCTGGAGGACGGCGACGGCATCGCCTTCGACGTGCAGAGCCTCACCGAGGACTACGACATCGGCTTCCGCCTCAAGCGCAAGGGCATGAAATGCATCTTCGCGCGCTACTCGGTGAGCGATCCGCGCCTGGCGCTTGAGCGCCACTTCAGCTTCGGCATGAACCGCCGCTTCGCCCAGGTGATCTGCGTGCGCGAGCACTTCCCGCGCAACCTCGAGCACGCCATCCGGCAGAAGTCGCGGTGGATCACCGGCATCGTCTTCCAGGGCACGCGCAACCTCGGCTGGAGCGACAAGGGGATGCTCAACTACTTCCTCTGGCGCGACCGCCGGGGCCTGATCGCCTACCTGCTCAGCTTCCTGGTCAACCTGCTGTTCCTGGTGCTGATCAGCATGTGGCTGATCACCCTGCTGGCGCCCAACGCCTGGCACTTCCCCTCGCTGCTGGCCGACAGCCAGTTGCTCAGCACGCTGCTCTGGCTCAACGGCCTGATGCTGCTCAACCGCCTGTTCCAGCGCGGCTGGTTCGTCACCCGCTACTACGGCATCGGCGAAGGCCTGCTGTCGGCGCCGCGGATGATGTGGAGCAACTTCGTCAACTTCTTCGCCAACCTGCGCGCCCTGCGCCAGGTGCTGGAAATGGGCGACTCGCGGCGCGTGGCCTGGGACAAGACCACCCACGAGTTCCCCGCCCTGGCCAGCCCCAAGCGCATGGCACTCGGGCAGAAGCTGATAGCCCAGGGGTTGATCGACGAGACGCAACTCGAAGCCGCGGCGACCAACCCGATACGCCGGCGCCTGGGCCATGAACTGCTGCTGCGCGGCCTGATCGACAGCCGCCAGCTGGTCGAGGCCCTGGCCGAACAGCTGGACGAACCCTGGGCGCCGCTGAATCCCTTCAAGCTCGACGCTGCGCTCATTCATGCCTTTCCGCGCCTACTGGCGATGCGCTACGCAGTGCTGCCAGTGGCGGAGGAAGACCAGACGCTGGTGCTGGCCAGCGAACGCCAGGTCAGCCAGGTATCCCTCGGCGCCATCAGCCGGCAACTCGGCCGCCCGGTGACTTGGCGCCTCGCCCCCCAGGGTCGGGTCACCCTGGGCCTGCGCTACTGGTACGGCGGCGACCGGCTGAACGAGCAAACGCGCACCGTGCTCGAGGTCGCGCACAAGCACCAGGACGACGAGGCCCTGCTCGAGCGGATCTGCGTCCGCCAGGTGCTCTTTGGCGATCTCCTCCAGGTGCGCGGGATCCTGCCTTCGGCACTGTTCAACCAGGCGCTGATCGACTTCGACCCCGAGCGCCAGTCCCTCGGCCAGCACCTGATGGAGCGCGGCATGATCGACCGGTCGGTACTGGACGACGCCTTGCGGCGGCAGGCCGAGGAACAGCACGAGTCCTACCTGCTCGCCAAGGAGGCCCTGTGA
- a CDS encoding NfrA family protein, whose product MKLHHSALLGALLLAVGTSLCAAQPLTDFQKFRSYPYMDRAYREAGKDNWSEVEHLMRHLLKSVPNNQEARVLLVEALAKQRRYADAEREAQAETDGRALMELRLAWIEQDPPPAATVNAWLTQAEGNDRVRLWQAYSLSLGKRQGARAALDWLATVPPGKDGRVLREARANWAEQLRDWNTTIDQLAPLAERGQLSAEDWQRLANAYAQRLDEAPLEKLLQSAPNPAAEHRARQAMAERAIAVGDQPLAKRWLQSLPAADQADPRQREQLWELARQSGDVALTQRLSNELQRPCLETVDWLSSRDQQLALQQLRQCPPQENPQAWLVLAQRLGASDLLSQTTLPEPWDSKRRQGLVDTLRAEGRSREALALLANQPQTPTVLRQRAELLQAAGRRGEAADLWERYYRQSGNLAALDQASYLALSNGQANRVQALLEPAFDRYGARLPRPLLQRLADLYSRPGAPLDLARMQKLLATLPADQRGPLVARLAEGGHCDIVQRQIGASPTSAGDLRALGRCAMPGQPGSAVVYYQGALAKGDSAARLPLAYALDAAGDPAGALRIWRSVPDAELDDSARLTAARDALAVQDNAAAERYWQQAKRRGADDWALGANIAAGRKDYREALARQRQALQNQPEAAHFYAAAGTAQLAGDSAQSTAWLAEAVRREPDNPRYRADYGMRLAGAATPEERRQAIPYLQRATRDYPEDYRLGETLAWRYDEAEDSAAARSELRRVIDLEQAPVAGDDDYGSLEERRFRQRRAHQTLSQRDNLTLASTWSPAGTSTNDFIRDDGSTGQQRRARAQNVQMAVWDHALGEEPTRNGSSLSIYGRALVGGDERDRYGRFVATGVGLRYKPFGDYNLNLYSELYKQNSVDESVFDGLHLHDLLSPDKVNKGIRDHERDGQTSSDFLLRATASFLDQGKYRNDWRVDEDQWDERFLYLDAAWWTHAGDHQWVSRYQQGHAWKLPTQSPQTLMPYGFGEFSAQDPSNDWRQDLRSGVGLRWQYWYGEDRYNAYRAHVTVRSEYQLGLGGNLYEQANGWLVGVEVNF is encoded by the coding sequence GTGAAGCTGCATCACAGCGCCCTCCTCGGCGCCCTGCTCCTGGCAGTGGGGACTTCGCTCTGCGCGGCCCAGCCGCTGACCGACTTCCAGAAATTCCGCAGTTATCCGTACATGGATCGCGCCTACCGCGAGGCCGGCAAGGACAACTGGAGCGAGGTCGAGCACTTGATGCGCCACCTCCTCAAGTCCGTGCCGAACAACCAGGAAGCGCGCGTGCTGCTGGTCGAGGCGCTGGCCAAGCAGCGCCGCTATGCCGATGCCGAGCGCGAAGCCCAGGCCGAAACCGACGGCCGTGCGCTGATGGAACTGCGCCTGGCCTGGATCGAGCAGGACCCGCCGCCCGCCGCGACCGTCAATGCCTGGCTGACCCAGGCCGAAGGCAACGACCGCGTGCGCCTGTGGCAGGCCTACAGCCTCAGCCTCGGCAAACGCCAGGGCGCCCGCGCGGCGCTGGACTGGCTGGCCACCGTGCCGCCCGGCAAGGACGGCCGGGTGCTGCGCGAAGCCCGCGCCAACTGGGCCGAGCAACTGCGCGACTGGAACACCACCATCGACCAGTTGGCACCGCTGGCCGAGCGCGGCCAATTGTCGGCCGAGGACTGGCAGCGCCTGGCCAACGCCTACGCCCAGCGCCTCGACGAAGCGCCGCTGGAGAAGCTACTGCAGAGCGCGCCCAACCCGGCCGCCGAGCACCGTGCGCGCCAGGCCATGGCCGAGCGCGCCATCGCCGTCGGCGACCAGCCACTGGCCAAGCGCTGGCTGCAGTCGCTGCCCGCCGCCGACCAGGCCGATCCACGGCAGCGCGAGCAGCTCTGGGAACTGGCCCGGCAAAGCGGCGACGTCGCCCTCACCCAACGCCTGAGCAATGAACTGCAACGCCCCTGCCTGGAAACCGTGGACTGGCTCTCCAGCCGCGACCAGCAACTGGCGCTGCAGCAGCTGCGCCAGTGCCCTCCGCAAGAGAATCCACAGGCCTGGCTGGTGCTGGCCCAACGCCTCGGCGCAAGCGATCTGCTGAGCCAGACGACCCTGCCCGAACCCTGGGACAGCAAACGCCGCCAGGGCCTGGTGGACACCTTGCGCGCCGAAGGCCGCAGCCGCGAAGCCCTGGCCCTGCTCGCCAACCAGCCACAGACGCCGACGGTATTACGCCAGCGCGCCGAGCTGCTGCAGGCCGCCGGACGCCGTGGCGAAGCCGCCGACCTGTGGGAGCGCTACTACCGCCAGAGCGGCAACCTGGCGGCGCTCGACCAGGCCAGCTACCTGGCGCTGAGCAACGGCCAGGCAAATCGCGTCCAGGCGCTGCTCGAACCGGCCTTCGACCGCTACGGGGCGCGCCTGCCGCGTCCCCTGCTGCAACGCCTGGCCGACCTCTACAGCCGGCCCGGTGCACCGCTCGACCTGGCGCGCATGCAGAAGCTGCTCGCCACCCTGCCCGCCGACCAGCGCGGCCCGTTGGTCGCCCGCCTGGCCGAGGGCGGTCACTGCGACATCGTGCAGCGCCAGATCGGCGCCAGTCCGACCTCCGCGGGCGACTTGCGCGCCCTCGGCCGCTGCGCCATGCCCGGCCAGCCGGGCAGCGCGGTGGTCTACTACCAGGGCGCCCTGGCCAAGGGCGACTCCGCCGCACGGCTGCCGCTGGCCTATGCGCTGGACGCCGCTGGCGACCCGGCCGGCGCCCTGCGCATCTGGCGCAGCGTTCCCGACGCCGAACTGGATGACAGCGCGCGCCTTACCGCCGCCCGCGATGCCCTGGCCGTGCAGGACAACGCCGCTGCCGAGCGCTATTGGCAACAAGCCAAGCGCCGCGGCGCGGATGACTGGGCTCTGGGCGCGAACATCGCAGCAGGCCGCAAGGATTATCGGGAAGCCCTCGCCCGCCAGCGCCAGGCCCTGCAGAACCAGCCCGAGGCCGCGCACTTCTACGCCGCCGCCGGCACGGCTCAACTCGCTGGCGACAGCGCACAGAGCACCGCCTGGCTGGCCGAGGCGGTGCGCCGCGAACCGGACAACCCGCGCTATCGCGCCGACTACGGCATGCGCCTGGCCGGCGCAGCGACACCCGAGGAGCGCCGCCAGGCCATCCCCTACCTGCAGCGCGCCACCCGCGACTACCCCGAGGACTATCGCCTGGGCGAGACCCTCGCCTGGCGCTACGACGAAGCCGAAGACAGCGCCGCCGCACGCAGCGAGCTGCGCCGCGTCATCGACCTGGAACAGGCCCCGGTGGCCGGCGACGACGACTACGGCAGCCTGGAAGAGCGGCGCTTCCGCCAGCGCCGCGCCCACCAGACGCTGTCCCAGCGCGACAACCTGACCCTGGCCAGCACCTGGTCGCCGGCCGGCACTTCGACCAACGACTTCATCCGCGACGACGGCAGCACCGGGCAGCAACGCCGCGCCCGCGCGCAGAACGTGCAGATGGCCGTCTGGGACCACGCCCTGGGCGAGGAACCGACACGCAACGGCAGCAGCCTGTCGATCTACGGCCGCGCCCTGGTCGGCGGCGACGAGCGCGACCGCTACGGCCGCTTCGTTGCCACCGGCGTCGGCCTGCGCTACAAGCCGTTCGGCGACTACAACCTCAACCTCTACAGCGAGCTGTACAAGCAGAACTCGGTGGACGAGAGCGTGTTCGACGGCCTGCACCTGCACGACCTGCTCTCTCCCGACAAGGTCAACAAAGGCATCCGCGACCACGAGCGCGACGGCCAGACCAGCAGCGACTTCCTCCTGCGCGCCACCGCGTCCTTCCTCGACCAGGGCAAGTACCGCAACGACTGGCGCGTCGACGAGGACCAGTGGGACGAGCGCTTCCTCTACCTCGATGCCGCGTGGTGGACCCACGCCGGCGACCACCAGTGGGTCTCGCGCTACCAGCAGGGGCACGCCTGGAAGCTGCCCACGCAATCGCCACAGACGCTCATGCCCTACGGCTTCGGCGAGTTCTCCGCGCAAGACCCGAGCAACGACTGGCGCCAGGACCTGCGCAGCGGCGTCGGCCTGCGCTGGCAGTACTGGTACGGCGAGGATCGCTACAACGCCTACCGCGCGCACGTGACGGTGCGCAGCGAGTACCAGCTCGGCCTGGGCGGCAACCTGTACGAACAGGCCAACGGCTGGCTGGTCGGTGTGGAGGTGAATTTCTGA
- the wecB gene encoding non-hydrolyzing UDP-N-acetylglucosamine 2-epimerase: MTYKVMMVFGTRPEAIKMAPLARVLRTMPELQLHICSTGQHREMLQQVLDSFELKADEDLDVMTQNQSLNGLSQQMLGKLDAAFSRLHPDMVLVHGDTTTSFIAALAAFYRKIPVGHVEAGLRTGNLQQPWPEEANRRLTGVIADLHFPPTKKARDNLLREGTSIDQIEVTGNTVIDALLWMRDHLHESGWQPAADSPLAALDADKRLVLITGHRRENFGLGFQHICEALAELARRYPDVQFVYPVHLNPQVQQAVYGLLADKPNIHLIAPQDYQHFVWLMDRAYLILTDSGGIQEEAPALGKPLLVLRKVTERPSVLEGGTVMLVGTNTKRIVGETSTLLDDAEAHAHMNRVYSPYGDGHASERIGARLVAWLHEHKASEV, encoded by the coding sequence ATGACATACAAAGTGATGATGGTCTTCGGCACCCGCCCGGAAGCCATCAAGATGGCCCCGCTCGCCCGCGTATTGCGGACGATGCCGGAACTGCAACTGCACATCTGCTCCACCGGCCAGCACCGCGAGATGCTACAGCAAGTGCTGGACTCCTTCGAGTTGAAGGCCGACGAGGATCTGGACGTGATGACCCAGAACCAGAGCCTCAACGGCCTCTCCCAGCAGATGCTCGGCAAGCTCGACGCCGCCTTCTCGCGCTTGCACCCGGACATGGTCCTGGTCCACGGCGATACCACCACCAGCTTCATCGCCGCCCTCGCCGCCTTCTACCGCAAGATCCCGGTCGGCCATGTCGAGGCCGGCCTGCGCACCGGCAACCTGCAGCAACCCTGGCCGGAGGAAGCCAACCGGCGCCTCACCGGGGTGATCGCCGACCTGCACTTCCCGCCGACCAAGAAGGCCCGCGACAACCTGCTGCGCGAAGGTACCTCCATCGACCAGATCGAGGTCACCGGCAACACCGTGATCGACGCCCTGCTGTGGATGCGCGACCACCTGCACGAAAGCGGGTGGCAGCCGGCCGCCGACTCGCCGCTGGCCGCCCTCGACGCCGACAAGCGCCTGGTGCTGATCACCGGCCACCGGCGGGAGAACTTCGGCCTGGGCTTCCAGCACATCTGCGAGGCGCTGGCCGAGCTCGCGCGGCGCTATCCCGACGTGCAGTTCGTCTATCCGGTGCACCTCAATCCACAGGTGCAGCAGGCGGTCTACGGCCTGTTGGCGGACAAGCCGAACATCCACCTGATCGCCCCGCAGGACTACCAGCACTTCGTCTGGCTGATGGACCGCGCCTACCTGATCCTCACCGACTCCGGCGGCATCCAGGAGGAAGCGCCGGCCCTGGGCAAGCCGCTGCTGGTGCTGCGCAAGGTCACCGAGCGACCCTCGGTGCTCGAAGGCGGCACCGTGATGCTGGTGGGCACCAACACCAAGCGCATCGTCGGCGAGACCTCGACCCTGCTCGACGACGCCGAAGCCCATGCCCATATGAACCGGGTCTACAGCCCCTATGGAGACGGGCACGCCAGCGAGCGCATCGGCGCCCGACTGGTCGCGTGGCTGCACGAACACAAGGCGAGTGAGGTCTGA
- a CDS encoding putative 2-aminoethylphosphonate ABC transporter ATP-binding protein, with the protein MHHSLSTGTPLRVQDMHKRFGQFAALDGVSLDVKGGELVCLLGPSGCGKTTLLRCIAGLERQDGGVIHIGSRDVSRLPPQARDYGILFQSYALFPNLTVEQNVAYGLTGASREEARRRVGEMLELVGLAGSEKKYPGQLSGGQQQRVAMARALAPSPSLLLLDEPMSALDARVREHLCGELRQLQKRLGITTLMVTHNQDEAMLMADRIAVMNHGKVEQYGTAQEIYSAPATPFVAEFVGQGNWLPFERGADGHARVGGLSLRLHGERAAIAHGRIFCRPEAIGVNPTVHEENLFRAQVREITFLGNRCRMSFELNELPGHALLAELAPERMPHLASPDIWVSLPPHSLQVFA; encoded by the coding sequence ATGCACCATTCCCTCTCCACCGGTACCCCGCTGCGGGTGCAGGACATGCACAAGCGCTTCGGCCAGTTCGCCGCCCTCGACGGCGTGTCGCTGGACGTGAAGGGTGGCGAACTGGTCTGCCTGCTCGGCCCCTCGGGCTGCGGCAAGACCACGCTGCTGCGCTGCATCGCCGGGCTGGAGCGGCAGGATGGCGGCGTCATCCACATCGGTTCGCGCGATGTCTCGCGCTTGCCGCCGCAGGCTCGCGACTACGGCATCCTGTTCCAGTCCTATGCGCTGTTCCCGAACCTCACCGTCGAGCAGAACGTCGCCTACGGCCTGACCGGCGCGAGCCGCGAAGAGGCGCGTCGCCGCGTCGGCGAGATGCTCGAGCTGGTCGGCCTGGCCGGCAGCGAGAAGAAGTACCCCGGCCAGCTTTCCGGCGGCCAGCAACAGCGCGTGGCCATGGCCCGCGCACTGGCGCCTTCGCCGTCGCTGCTGCTGCTCGACGAGCCGATGTCGGCCCTCGACGCCCGCGTCCGTGAGCACCTGTGCGGTGAGCTGCGCCAGCTGCAGAAGCGCTTGGGCATCACCACGCTGATGGTCACCCACAACCAGGACGAGGCCATGCTGATGGCCGACCGCATCGCCGTGATGAACCACGGCAAGGTCGAGCAGTACGGCACTGCCCAGGAAATCTACAGCGCACCGGCCACGCCCTTCGTCGCCGAGTTCGTCGGCCAGGGCAACTGGCTGCCCTTCGAGCGCGGCGCCGACGGCCATGCGCGGGTTGGCGGGCTGAGCCTGCGCCTGCACGGCGAGCGCGCGGCTATCGCCCACGGGCGGATCTTCTGCCGTCCGGAAGCCATCGGCGTGAACCCCACGGTGCACGAGGAGAACCTGTTCCGCGCCCAGGTGCGCGAGATCACCTTCCTCGGCAACCGCTGCCGCATGAGCTTCGAGCTGAACGAACTGCCCGGCCACGCCCTGCTGGCGGAGCTGGCGCCCGAGCGCATGCCGCACCTGGCCAGCCCGGACATCTGGGTGTCGCTGCCGCCGCACAGCCTGCAGGTGTTCGCTTGA